A portion of the Myxococcaceae bacterium JPH2 genome contains these proteins:
- a CDS encoding response regulator has product MEESKVLVVDDEPQVAHALRRLLRREGFTVEVAYNGEEALERLQQFTPDIVLSDFRMPGMTGSELLQQIKRSHPLALRLIISGYADFKSVVASVNDGEICRFISKPWDDAELVAYLLGLLRHREVMAQLYQPFLGERAGRTAEVCPADSALVVKVQLTEPAFATDQAMKLIERFAGLLADDSLKVVGGLLERYGGKVSFVAEVGGPQRLKLELPVRAELGPAAARTTVGKA; this is encoded by the coding sequence ATGGAAGAGTCTAAAGTCTTGGTAGTGGACGACGAGCCCCAAGTGGCGCACGCCCTGCGCCGCCTGCTGCGCCGCGAAGGCTTCACGGTCGAGGTGGCGTACAACGGCGAGGAGGCCCTGGAGCGGCTCCAGCAGTTCACACCGGACATTGTCCTGTCGGACTTCCGGATGCCCGGGATGACGGGCAGCGAGTTGCTTCAGCAAATCAAACGCAGCCACCCGCTGGCGTTGCGGCTCATCATCTCCGGCTACGCGGACTTCAAGTCCGTCGTCGCGTCGGTGAATGACGGCGAGATTTGTCGCTTCATCAGCAAACCGTGGGACGACGCGGAGCTGGTGGCCTACCTGCTGGGGCTCTTGCGGCACCGCGAGGTGATGGCGCAGCTCTACCAGCCGTTCCTGGGTGAACGTGCGGGGCGCACCGCGGAGGTGTGCCCGGCGGACTCGGCGCTGGTGGTGAAGGTGCAGTTGACGGAGCCCGCGTTCGCGACGGACCAGGCGATGAAGCTCATCGAGCGCTTCGCGGGGCTGTTGGCCGACGACAGCCTCAAGGTGGTGGGCGGGTTGTTGGAGCGCTACGGGGGCAAGGTGTCCTTCGTGGCGGAGGTGGGCGGGCCGCAGCGGCTGAAGCTGGAGCTGCCCGTGCGGGCGGAGCTTGGGCCTGCGGCGGCTCGGACCACCGTGGGCAAGGCATGA
- a CDS encoding ABC transporter permease subunit (The N-terminal region of this protein, as described by TIGR01726, is a three transmembrane segment that identifies a subfamily of ABC transporter permease subunits, which specificities that include histidine, arginine, glutamine, glutamate, L-cystine (sic), the opines (in Agrobacterium) octopine and nopaline, etc.), whose amino-acid sequence MAVLALLCAACGHETGTGLERVRRAGVLRWGGDAQGGEPYVMEDPEQVGGVRGFEVELADALARELGVRAAFVQNDWSNLIPSLERSSFDVALNGLEVTPARAGRILFTRPYYVFQQRLMARLGDARITDLASLRGKRVGTLANSQAWDLLLRVGAQALPYEGVQEPYIDLEEGRLDAVLLDDIIAERYGQTRPRLRVVGDVGEGHYAIAVRPGEEDLRAALDAALTRLARSGELRAIFQRWHVDDDAEQRMVDWTEADTKALLADTSTAHLGWGQAVLFLQAAGVTLLVSVLAMALAIPMGVLLALARLYGNGVVSRASTLYVELLRGTPVLLQLYVLYYGLAGVLRLDALSASVLGLGLNYAAYEAEVYRAGVQAVPRGQLEAALSLGMSLRLALRRVVMPQAFRVALPGVTNDFIALLKDSSLVSVISVVELTKRMTITAVDVRSWLVPGALCAALYLAMSYPLARLARRLEARLERG is encoded by the coding sequence CTGGCGGTGCTTGCGCTGCTGTGCGCCGCCTGCGGCCACGAGACAGGCACGGGCCTGGAGCGCGTGCGTCGGGCGGGGGTGCTCCGTTGGGGTGGGGACGCGCAAGGTGGCGAGCCCTACGTCATGGAGGATCCCGAGCAGGTGGGAGGCGTGCGCGGCTTCGAGGTGGAGCTGGCGGACGCGCTGGCGCGTGAGCTGGGCGTGCGCGCCGCGTTCGTGCAGAACGATTGGTCCAACCTGATTCCATCCCTGGAGCGCAGCTCGTTCGACGTGGCGCTCAACGGCTTGGAAGTCACCCCGGCGCGAGCGGGCCGCATCCTCTTCACGCGGCCCTACTACGTCTTCCAGCAACGGTTGATGGCCCGGCTGGGTGATGCGCGCATCACGGACCTGGCCTCGCTGCGAGGCAAGCGGGTGGGCACGTTGGCCAACTCGCAAGCGTGGGACCTGCTCTTGCGCGTCGGGGCGCAGGCCCTGCCCTACGAGGGCGTGCAGGAGCCGTACATCGACCTGGAGGAAGGGCGGCTGGACGCGGTGCTCCTGGACGACATCATCGCGGAGCGCTACGGCCAGACGCGCCCGCGCCTGCGCGTGGTGGGAGATGTGGGGGAGGGGCACTACGCCATCGCCGTGCGCCCCGGTGAGGAAGACCTGCGCGCGGCGTTGGACGCGGCGCTGACGCGGCTGGCCCGCTCGGGCGAACTGCGCGCCATCTTCCAGCGCTGGCACGTCGACGATGACGCCGAGCAGCGCATGGTGGACTGGACGGAGGCGGACACCAAGGCGCTCCTGGCGGACACGTCCACCGCGCACCTGGGCTGGGGACAGGCGGTGCTCTTCCTCCAGGCCGCGGGGGTGACGCTGCTGGTGTCCGTGCTGGCCATGGCGCTCGCCATCCCCATGGGGGTGCTCCTGGCGCTGGCGAGGCTGTACGGGAACGGGGTGGTGTCGCGGGCCTCCACGCTCTACGTGGAGCTGCTGCGCGGCACGCCGGTGCTGTTGCAACTGTATGTCTTGTACTACGGGCTGGCGGGAGTGCTGCGATTGGACGCGCTGAGCGCGTCGGTGTTGGGGTTGGGGCTCAACTACGCGGCCTACGAGGCGGAGGTGTACCGGGCGGGGGTGCAGGCGGTGCCGCGCGGACAGCTGGAAGCGGCGCTCTCGCTGGGCATGTCCCTCCGGCTGGCCTTGCGGCGCGTGGTGATGCCACAGGCGTTCCGGGTGGCGCTGCCGGGCGTGACCAATGACTTCATCGCGTTGCTGAAAGACAGCTCGCTCGTGTCGGTCATCTCGGTCGTCGAGCTGACGAAGCGGATGACCATCACCGCGGTGGATGTGCGCAGTTGGTTGGTGCCCGGCGCGCTGTGTGCCGCGCTCTACCTGGCGATGAGCTATCCCCTGGCGCGGCTGGCGAGGCGGCTGGAGGCGCGACTGGAGCGTGGATGA
- a CDS encoding amino acid ABC transporter ATP-binding protein: MIDVKELRKRYDGQAVLDGVSATFARGEVVALVGPSGGGKSTFLRCLNGLESFDAGSVRVGLDTLGPGCGRSQGAVLGRIRQRVGFVFQQWHLFAHRTALGNVIEAPMFVRGLGAREATERGRALLARVGLSHRESAYPAALSGGEQQRVAIARALAMDPEVLLLDEPTSALDPERVGELVDLLAGLRAEGLTMVAVTHEMRFARELASRVLVLHGGRVIEEGAPGEVLTRPNHARTRAFLGLDRSARG, translated from the coding sequence ATGATTGACGTCAAGGAGCTGCGCAAGCGCTACGACGGACAGGCCGTGCTGGACGGCGTGAGCGCGACGTTCGCTCGCGGCGAGGTGGTCGCGTTGGTGGGGCCCTCGGGTGGCGGCAAGAGCACGTTCCTGCGATGCCTCAACGGATTGGAGTCCTTCGACGCGGGCTCGGTGCGCGTGGGGCTGGACACGTTGGGGCCGGGGTGTGGGCGGTCTCAGGGGGCGGTGCTGGGGCGCATCCGCCAGCGCGTGGGATTCGTCTTTCAGCAGTGGCACTTGTTCGCGCACCGCACCGCGCTGGGCAACGTCATCGAGGCGCCGATGTTCGTGCGGGGCCTCGGTGCTCGCGAGGCCACCGAGCGCGGGAGGGCGCTGCTGGCGCGCGTGGGGCTGTCGCATCGCGAGAGCGCCTATCCGGCGGCGCTGTCGGGAGGAGAGCAGCAGCGGGTGGCCATCGCGCGGGCGCTGGCGATGGACCCGGAGGTGTTGCTGCTGGACGAGCCCACCAGCGCGTTGGACCCGGAGCGAGTGGGCGAGCTGGTGGACCTGCTCGCGGGCCTGCGCGCGGAGGGCCTGACGATGGTGGCGGTGACGCACGAGATGCGCTTCGCGCGGGAGCTGGCCTCGCGGGTGCTGGTGCTGCACGGAGGACGGGTCATCGAAGAAGGCGCGCCTGGTGAGGTCCTCACGCGACCGAACCACGCTCGCACGCGCGCCTTCCTCGGGTTGGACCGCTCAGCGCGCGGCTGA
- a CDS encoding alpha/beta hydrolase: protein MRREVQLTEVGQGEGPRVLLLAGLGARGSGFRALAERLAECSRPVLVEYPEGVHASQGARSLAVRVLRAAGPVDAVVASSYGGMVAAHLAAGGATRGVAFLGSFARTEHLGLRGRLIRMMGPIAVLGRPGWGAASLAAWKPVPRAQVAEVVPTTWEERVTTLYRAFAIRSEPPPPELRRLPVACICIQGDRDVLVPPATLGRLAESLPPGTPRHLLRGAGHVPYFSHPDACARLLRPWLASLAVESSPEWSRSMAATKG from the coding sequence ATGCGTCGCGAGGTACAGCTCACGGAAGTCGGACAGGGAGAGGGGCCTCGCGTGCTCCTCCTGGCGGGGCTCGGTGCACGGGGTTCGGGCTTTCGAGCGCTCGCGGAGCGGCTGGCGGAGTGCTCGCGGCCGGTGCTTGTGGAGTACCCCGAAGGCGTGCACGCGTCACAGGGCGCTCGCTCGCTCGCGGTGCGGGTGCTGCGTGCGGCGGGGCCGGTGGACGCGGTGGTGGCCAGCTCCTACGGGGGCATGGTGGCGGCGCACCTGGCCGCCGGCGGAGCGACGCGTGGGGTCGCGTTCCTCGGCTCGTTCGCACGCACCGAGCATCTGGGCCTTCGCGGCCGGCTCATCCGCATGATGGGGCCCATCGCCGTGCTGGGGCGGCCCGGGTGGGGCGCCGCGTCGCTGGCCGCATGGAAGCCCGTGCCGCGAGCGCAGGTCGCGGAGGTCGTGCCCACGACGTGGGAGGAGCGAGTCACCACGCTGTATCGCGCGTTCGCCATCCGCTCCGAGCCCCCGCCTCCGGAGCTGCGTCGGCTGCCCGTGGCCTGCATCTGCATCCAGGGAGACCGAGACGTGCTGGTGCCGCCGGCCACGCTGGGTCGCCTGGCCGAGTCACTGCCACCGGGAACGCCCCGACATCTGCTGCGTGGCGCGGGCCACGTGCCCTACTTCAGCCACCCGGACGCGTGCGCGCGGCTTCTGCGTCCGTGGTTGGCTTCGCTAGCCGTGGAGTCAAGCCCCGAGTGGTCTCGGTCGATGGCCGCGACGAAGGGGTGA
- a CDS encoding DUF459 domain-containing protein, whose protein sequence is MRNRFTRSLLLFVSLFAVGSRAASPAEGAVSPAPVLPAVPAQPSPRPAPAPGAEHTVLLLGDSLIATGFGDTLQAELDAHPSIRCRRKAKSSTGLSRPDFFDWMEAGRQEVERHQPEVVVVILGGNDGQALRDKEGGSAISWGQTEWETAYRQRVQDFLGVIAAPGRKIVWLELPTTGLRRFEKKLALIRGLQREVITAREDAVHVDTHPFFTDARGRALQEAHVEGFRKPMRLRMTDGVHFTVAGGRYFADKVYPEVLGVLGLEPAPRHAIAPAHGAAHSTSGHAATPAAHTAEPVVATP, encoded by the coding sequence ATGCGGAACCGGTTCACGCGCTCGCTCCTCCTTTTCGTTTCCCTGTTCGCGGTGGGTTCGCGGGCGGCATCTCCCGCGGAGGGCGCCGTGTCCCCGGCTCCCGTGCTGCCGGCGGTCCCCGCACAGCCCTCGCCACGTCCTGCGCCCGCGCCCGGCGCCGAGCACACGGTGCTCCTGCTGGGCGACAGCCTCATCGCCACGGGCTTCGGAGACACCCTTCAAGCCGAGCTGGATGCGCATCCGAGCATCCGCTGCCGCCGCAAGGCGAAGTCCTCGACGGGCCTGTCGCGCCCGGACTTCTTCGACTGGATGGAGGCGGGCCGTCAGGAGGTGGAGCGGCACCAGCCGGAGGTCGTGGTCGTCATCCTGGGCGGCAATGACGGGCAGGCGCTGCGCGACAAGGAGGGAGGCTCGGCCATCTCCTGGGGGCAGACCGAGTGGGAGACGGCCTACCGTCAGCGGGTGCAGGACTTCCTGGGCGTCATCGCGGCGCCGGGCCGGAAGATCGTCTGGTTGGAGCTGCCTACGACGGGCCTGCGCCGCTTCGAGAAGAAGCTGGCGCTCATCCGAGGACTCCAGCGCGAAGTCATCACCGCGCGCGAGGACGCGGTGCACGTGGACACGCACCCGTTCTTCACCGACGCGCGAGGCCGAGCGCTGCAGGAGGCCCACGTGGAGGGCTTCCGCAAGCCCATGCGGTTGCGGATGACGGACGGCGTCCACTTCACCGTCGCGGGCGGGCGCTACTTCGCGGACAAGGTCTATCCCGAGGTGCTCGGCGTGCTCGGCCTCGAGCCCGCGCCGCGACACGCCATCGCGCCCGCGCATGGCGCGGCACACAGCACCAGTGGACACGCAGCAACCCCGGCAGCGCACACCGCGGAGCCCGTGGTCGCCACGCCCTGA
- a CDS encoding general secretion pathway protein GspE, with protein MEMGAKRPLGEILLEMGVVDRAQLRLGLVHHHEVHVPLGRALVREGVCTEADVLRGLAAQAGVDSVDLDHEPLDRALTSLVPARIARQYRVIPLRIEQRDEREVLHLALPAPVSLEAVDDVRAISGKARVEPHLAADSALTRALGTMYGIHEPEEHTPPPEHPPAPETPLLLYGWPPVTAVLISRALARHRIPSRTATPLEVLHTRVGDIVIAPIQAMEGLLAGEVRIAGGLIVHGTSDDEGFERALRLGARGFLANPRDEELLLRAVRRVLQRQREPEPRAPGIR; from the coding sequence ATGGAGATGGGAGCCAAGCGGCCCCTGGGAGAGATCCTCCTGGAGATGGGCGTGGTCGATAGGGCCCAGCTCCGGCTCGGGTTGGTGCATCACCACGAGGTGCACGTCCCGCTTGGCCGGGCGCTGGTGCGGGAAGGCGTGTGCACGGAGGCGGACGTCCTGCGAGGCCTTGCCGCTCAAGCAGGCGTGGACTCGGTGGACCTGGATCACGAGCCCTTGGACCGAGCCCTCACCTCGCTCGTCCCGGCCCGCATCGCGCGGCAGTACCGAGTCATTCCCTTGCGCATCGAGCAGCGCGACGAGCGCGAGGTGCTCCATCTCGCCCTGCCCGCGCCTGTATCGCTGGAAGCCGTGGACGATGTGCGTGCCATCTCCGGCAAGGCGCGCGTCGAGCCGCACCTCGCCGCGGACAGCGCCCTGACCCGCGCCCTGGGCACGATGTACGGCATCCACGAGCCCGAGGAACACACCCCGCCCCCCGAGCACCCTCCAGCCCCCGAGACTCCGCTCCTGCTCTACGGCTGGCCGCCCGTGACGGCGGTGCTGATCTCCCGGGCACTGGCGCGACACCGGATTCCGTCACGGACCGCGACGCCGTTGGAGGTGCTGCACACGCGCGTCGGCGACATCGTCATCGCGCCCATCCAGGCCATGGAGGGGCTGCTCGCGGGAGAGGTCCGCATCGCGGGCGGGCTCATCGTCCACGGCACCTCGGACGACGAGGGCTTCGAGCGCGCGCTGCGTCTCGGGGCCCGCGGCTTCCTCGCCAATCCGCGCGACGAGGAGCTGCTCCTGCGCGCCGTGCGCAGAGTCCTCCAAAGGCAGCGCGAACCCGAGCCGCGAGCCCCAGGCATCCGGTGA
- a CDS encoding alpha/beta fold hydrolase, whose translation MTTSARAVLPRLVALCLALGGLGAPAILGWQGWRTAQGMLHPARVPVVHPGATGALEGMENVSFQGPEGQVLRGWYVPSRDGSAVVLVHGFAANRTQLLFEARALAESGHGVLLFDLRAQGESDGDAVTWGDRERGDVRAALAFVASRSDVDASRLGLLGFSMGGTTALLVAQEESRVRAVAAVGAFPVLEADVHSCYGGRLGRLNSLPVVWSLRRAGVAVDAVRPLDGMARLEGRALLLINGDTDPDGPTKLDGSLYRAAREPRTLWRVPGATHGEYARVDPTGYAHQLRAFFAAALAPYPRAENSEP comes from the coding sequence ATGACGACCTCTGCTCGCGCTGTCCTGCCTCGCCTCGTCGCGCTCTGCCTGGCCTTGGGCGGGTTGGGTGCTCCGGCGATCCTGGGATGGCAGGGGTGGCGCACCGCTCAAGGCATGCTCCACCCAGCACGAGTGCCCGTGGTCCATCCAGGTGCCACGGGTGCGTTGGAGGGCATGGAGAATGTGTCCTTCCAGGGACCGGAGGGCCAGGTCCTCCGAGGCTGGTACGTGCCCTCGCGTGACGGATCCGCGGTGGTGCTGGTGCACGGCTTCGCGGCCAACCGGACCCAGCTCCTCTTCGAGGCGCGCGCGCTCGCGGAGTCTGGCCATGGCGTCCTGCTCTTCGACCTGCGTGCCCAGGGCGAGAGCGACGGTGACGCTGTCACCTGGGGCGACCGTGAGCGAGGAGATGTCCGGGCCGCGCTGGCGTTCGTCGCTTCGCGTTCCGACGTGGATGCCTCACGTCTGGGATTGCTGGGGTTCTCGATGGGCGGCACCACCGCGCTCCTGGTGGCGCAGGAAGAATCCCGTGTGCGCGCCGTGGCGGCGGTGGGCGCCTTCCCCGTGCTGGAGGCCGACGTGCACTCCTGCTACGGCGGGCGCCTGGGGCGGCTCAACTCGCTGCCGGTCGTGTGGAGCCTGCGCCGCGCGGGCGTGGCGGTGGACGCGGTGCGACCGTTGGATGGGATGGCTCGGCTGGAGGGGCGCGCGCTGTTGCTCATCAACGGCGACACGGATCCGGATGGGCCCACCAAGCTGGACGGCAGCCTCTATCGCGCCGCGCGTGAGCCGAGGACGCTGTGGCGCGTCCCCGGCGCGACTCATGGCGAATACGCGCGCGTGGATCCAACGGGCTACGCACACCAGCTCCGCGCGTTCTTCGCCGCGGCGCTGGCGCCCTATCCGCGCGCGGAGAACAGCGAGCCGTAG
- a CDS encoding Spx/MgsR family RNA polymerase-binding regulatory protein, with the protein MAKDVLLLEYSGCDTCRKARKWLDAQGVTYTVRPIVESPPTAAELPAWIARSGLPVRKWLNTSGQSYRAIGKAAVDAASEATLREWLTQDGKLVKRPVLVTADRVLVGFQPEAYGSLFSARG; encoded by the coding sequence ATGGCCAAAGACGTCCTGTTGCTCGAGTATTCGGGCTGCGATACCTGCCGCAAGGCTCGCAAGTGGCTGGATGCCCAAGGGGTGACCTACACGGTTCGCCCCATCGTCGAGTCCCCTCCCACCGCCGCCGAGCTTCCAGCGTGGATCGCCCGCAGCGGCCTCCCCGTCCGCAAGTGGCTCAACACCAGCGGGCAGAGCTACCGGGCCATCGGCAAGGCCGCGGTGGACGCCGCCTCGGAGGCGACGCTCCGCGAGTGGCTCACGCAGGATGGCAAGCTGGTGAAGCGGCCCGTGCTCGTCACGGCGGACCGGGTCCTCGTGGGCTTTCAGCCCGAGGCCTACGGCTCGCTGTTCTCCGCGCGCGGATAG